The DNA window ACAGCTCACCACCACTATCTGGAAAGAAATTATCAATAGATTGAACTTAAAGCCAAAAGAATTAATGGATCGTTCATCCAAATACTATCATGAGCATATCAAAGGGCATGAAATAACGATGCAGGGCTTTTTAGATATTTTTGTGCACAATCCCGCAATAATTGTTGGGCCAATAGCCATGAAGGGCAATCGCGCTATTCTTTGTAAAACACCTACTGATATACTCAAAGTCACTTAAAGCTTTGGCAGGATAATTGATATTTCCCAGGCGTGTGGAAATATCTTACATTATTGTTTTTCATTTCATCTTTATCTGCGACTTCTCATTCCCGCAGTTTTGATACACTTACTTTACGAATAAACTTCATTATCATACAAAAAAATGATGGTGGTGATAACTTTCAGCTTGGCGACAGTCTTCATATGGCCTATTTAAAAAATTCAGTCGAGCGCCTCAATCAACTCTATTCTTTTAAAAAATCGGTTTATGACGATAGCACTTGTAATGTAAGACATACATATAAAGATAGTGGGATCAGGTTTCGCTTATCTCAAATCATCGAAATAAAAAATGACAGTCTTTGGGATAATGATCAGGATAAAAATTGGTCGCGATGCCCAAATCGGAAAAAATGGTATTTACTTGATCTGCAAGATTCCCTGGATTGGATTATTCCTAAATCCGAACAGGGCATCAACTTGTATTTGACTGTCAGTAAATCAGATTTCAATAAAAATGATTTCGAAGGTGAAAGTATAGAAGAAAATTTTTCACAAGTCGCTTGTTCCATGTTCCCATCTTCGGACAGCAGTGATTTTTCAGTGGTTCATTTTCCAAATGCCTATTTGAAATATCTCTTTATGAAGCAACACCCTTATGAATGGGGCATCAATACCTTTGGGGGCGGCCTGGCCCATGAACTGGGTCATAGTTTAGGGCTGGTTCACGACAAAACCTGTAATAATATTATGAACGGTGCCGGAACGGTGAAAAGGAAAAATCTCAATGATATCCAGGTAGAAAAAGCGCGAAATAACATCCTCCACAAGAATCTCAAAAAGTATATTGAAAAATAGCTTTTAAATTGAATTTAATTTTCTGTTTTTGAATCCTAGCATTTAGTTTTGGGAAATTTTAACTCATTCTGAAATGCCCAAAGATCCTTCGATTAAAACTGTACTGTTAATTGGTAGCGGACCTATAATTATAGGTCAGGCTTGTGAATTTGATTACAGTGGTTCTCAAGCCTCTAGATCACTACGAGAGGAAGGCATAGAAGTAATTTTAATCAACTCCAATCCGGCAACCATTATGACCGACCCGGCTACGGCTGATCATATTTATCTTTTGCCCCTGGAGAAAAAATCGATTGTTGAGATTCTTAAGAAACACAAGGTAGACGCCGTACTTCCGACCGTCGGAGGACAAACGGCGCTAAATTTAGCAATGGACTGTGCCAAAGCGGGTATTTGGGATAAATACAATGTCAAAGTCATAGGCGCCAATTTTGAAGCAATTGAAACCACCGAAGACAGAGAGCAGTTTCGCTTAAAAATGAAAGAACTTGGAGTGGGCGTTTGCGAAGGTAAAACGGCCACTTCTTTTTTAGAGGGTAAAGAGATCGCCCAGGAAATTGGATTCCCCTTAATCATAAGGTCATCTTATACGCTTGGTGGGGCCGGTGGTTCTTTTGTAAATAGTTATGAAACCTTTGAAAAGGCACTCGCTGATGGGCTGCATGCCTCACCCATTCACGAAGTATTGATAGAGCAAAGTATTCTCGGGTGGAAAGAATACGAGATAGAAATTATGCGCGACAATGTCGGCAATTTCATTGTTATCTGTACCATAGAAAATTTTGACCCAATGGGTGTACACACCGGTGATTCCATTACCGTTGCCCCTGCCATGACCCTGCCCGATACGGTCTATCAAAAAATGCGTGATCTCGGTAAAAAAATGATCGATGGAATTGGCCAGTTTGCCGGAGGTTGCAATATCCAGTTTGCCGTCAATCCCGAAAACGATGATATAATTGGAATAGAAATAAATCCACGGGTATCCAGATCTTCTGCCCTGGCCTCAAAAGCCACCGGGTATCCAATTGCAAAAATTGCGGCGAAACTCGCTTTGGGTTACAATCTTGACGAACTTAAAAATCAAATTACTAAAACCACCTCCGCTTGTTTCGAACCTGCCATTGATTATGTGATAGTGAAGGTTCCAAGATGGAATTTTGATAAGTTCCCGGGAGCAGACAGACATTTGGGTTTACAGATGAAATCTGTGGGAGAAGCCATGGGAATAGGCAGAAATTTCCAGGAAGCCTTACAAAAAGCATGTCAATCGCTTGAAATTAGAAGAAATGGAATAGGTGCCGACGGGCGTGAAAATAAAAATCAGGAGCAATTGCTCGAAAGTCTGGCTAATCCAAGCTGGAATCGTCTATTTCATATATACGATGCCATGAAACTGGGTATTTCCACGCGAACCATCCATAAACTCACAAAAATTGACAACTGGTTTCTATATCAAATTGAAGACCTATTAAATTTTGAGAAAAAGCTTTCAGAGCAAAATCTTGAAGACGTAGATAAGGAAACCATGCTTGAAGCCAAACGCAAAGGCTATGCTGACCGTCAAATTGCTCATATTTTGAATTGTCTGGAAAGTGAAGTTTATAATCACCGTCAAAAGCTCGGTGTTAAAAGAGTATTCAAACTGGTAGATACCTGTGCCGCTGAATTCGAAGCCCAAACGCCCTATTATTATTCCACATTTGGCGAAGAAAATGAGTCGGTTCGATCCGATAAAAAGAAAGTTTTGGTTTTGGGTTCCGGCCCAAACAGAATTGGTCAGGGCATAGAGTTTGACTATTCCTGCGTACATGGTGTATTGGCAGCGAAAGAATGCGGCTATGAAACAATCATGATCAATTGTAATCCGGAAACGGTTTCTACTGACTTTGATATTTCTGATAAGCTCTATTTTGAACCCGTCTTTTGGGAACACATATACGAGATCATAGAACATGAAAAACCCGAGGGCGTTATTGTTCAACTCGGAGGGCAAACTGCTTTAAAACTCGCCGAAAAGCTCGACAGATATGGTATTAAAATATTTGGAACTTCCTTCAAATCGCTGGACCTCGCAGAAGATCGTGGGAGTTTTTCGACTTTATTGAAGGAAAATGATATCCCCTACCCAGAGTTCGGTTCAATCACCACTTCAGAAGAGGCGCTGGACCTTTCTAAGAAATTAGACTTTCCTTTGCTTGTAAGACCCAGTTATGTACTGGGGGGACAAAGCATGAAAATTGTCATCAATGAAGATGAACTTGAAAAGCATGTGGTTAATATATTGAGGCAGCTGCCCGGAAATA is part of the Hyphobacterium sp. CCMP332 genome and encodes:
- the carB gene encoding carbamoyl-phosphate synthase large subunit, producing MPKDPSIKTVLLIGSGPIIIGQACEFDYSGSQASRSLREEGIEVILINSNPATIMTDPATADHIYLLPLEKKSIVEILKKHKVDAVLPTVGGQTALNLAMDCAKAGIWDKYNVKVIGANFEAIETTEDREQFRLKMKELGVGVCEGKTATSFLEGKEIAQEIGFPLIIRSSYTLGGAGGSFVNSYETFEKALADGLHASPIHEVLIEQSILGWKEYEIEIMRDNVGNFIVICTIENFDPMGVHTGDSITVAPAMTLPDTVYQKMRDLGKKMIDGIGQFAGGCNIQFAVNPENDDIIGIEINPRVSRSSALASKATGYPIAKIAAKLALGYNLDELKNQITKTTSACFEPAIDYVIVKVPRWNFDKFPGADRHLGLQMKSVGEAMGIGRNFQEALQKACQSLEIRRNGIGADGRENKNQEQLLESLANPSWNRLFHIYDAMKLGISTRTIHKLTKIDNWFLYQIEDLLNFEKKLSEQNLEDVDKETMLEAKRKGYADRQIAHILNCLESEVYNHRQKLGVKRVFKLVDTCAAEFEAQTPYYYSTFGEENESVRSDKKKVLVLGSGPNRIGQGIEFDYSCVHGVLAAKECGYETIMINCNPETVSTDFDISDKLYFEPVFWEHIYEIIEHEKPEGVIVQLGGQTALKLAEKLDRYGIKIFGTSFKSLDLAEDRGSFSTLLKENDIPYPEFGSITTSEEALDLSKKLDFPLLVRPSYVLGGQSMKIVINEDELEKHVVNILRQLPGNKILLDHFLDRAIEAEADAICDGENVYIIGIMQHIEPAGIHSGDSYAVLPPYNLGDLIIKKIEEYTKKIALELNTVGLINIQFAIKDDKVYVIEANPRASRTVPFICKAYREPYVNYVTKVMLGEAKLTDFEFKPYKHGYAIKEPVFSFNKFPNVNKELGPEMKSTGEAIYFIDDLFDDYFTKIYSERNLYLSR
- a CDS encoding glutaredoxin codes for the protein MKFHPNEIVLFYDPRSDKGKKTLAYAKSLSNHVNDIDIFNTQLTTTIWKEIINRLNLKPKELMDRSSKYYHEHIKGHEITMQGFLDIFVHNPAIIVGPIAMKGNRAILCKTPTDILKVT